A stretch of the Lineus longissimus chromosome 12, tnLinLong1.2, whole genome shotgun sequence genome encodes the following:
- the LOC135496875 gene encoding FMRFamide receptor-like gives MDGLAHDGDGRQGLPGNGTAALWNTTNVTLLQSLQFVENDGTGQMNAGMDPADMHAIFLMITVLGCVVGILAVAGLFLNVLSMIVFSRVSEKSASIFLMQVLAAADSAFLISNFLIHTVLAVFLLSGRYIEYEVHVLPSIPYIASFEEVSRDFAVWMVVLVTFERYLAIYYPLKANVLCRTSATAKTVIVMFAVVALFNIPSFLMFQSSPGNAPVIAGFARSVVYNTTYYVIDALFNLVAPISLVLCFNFRIIAIVRLTRRRRFSCDSLDSSSSSNHNALEDSRASSVTMTLFTISSLFIVCELPHLGYLLMEVVTNFLNVDHPAWWKVLAMTLSHIFQNINSFINFFIYIMMARKFRSTIRVMFWNCPKRFRRRRDRGKYPVCTSFV, from the coding sequence ATGGACGGACTAGCACATGACGGGGATGGTAGGCAGGGCCTTCCGGGTAACGGAACAGCCGCCTTATGGAATACAACAAATGTGACATTATTGCAGTCGTTGCAGTTCGTCGAGAATGACGGGACAGGACAAATGAATGCTGGCATGGACCCTGCAGACATGCACGCGATATTTCTAATGATAACAGTTTTAGGGTGTGTTGTTGGAATCCTGGCAGTTGCGGGACTATTTTTAAATGTGCTAAGTATGATAGTATTTTCTCGCGTTTCAGAGAAAAGTGCCTCTATTTTTTTAATGCAGGTCCTTGCAGCGGCTGATAGTGCCTTTTTGATCAGTAATTTTTTAATCCACACTGTGTTAGCCGTCTTTCTTCTCAGCGGGAGATATATAGAATACGAAGTAcacgtgctgccatctattcCATACATTGCGAGTTTTGAAGAAGTCTCGCGAGATTTTGCGGTCTGGATGGTGGTACTCGTGACATTTGAACGTTATCTCGCGATATACTACCCGCTGAAAGCGAATGTGTTGTGCCGCACGTCCGCTACTGCCAAAACCGTCATTGTGATGTTTGCCGTCGTTGCGCTTTTCAACATTCCGTCTTTTCTTATGTTCCAAAGCTCCCCAGGTAATGCACCCGTTATTGCAGGATTTGCCAGGTCTGTCGTCTACAACACAACATATTACGTCATAGACGCTCTGTTCAATTTGGTAGCGCCAATTTCCCTTGTTCTTTGTTTCAACTTTCGAATAATAGCTATCGTGCGCCTGACACGCAGACGACGCTTCAGCTGTGATTCGTTGGACTCGAGTAGCTCATCCAATCACAACGCGTTGGAGGACTCACGTGCCTCGTCAGTGACCATGACCCTATTCACTATCTCCTCGCTCTTCATCGTCTGCGAACTGCCGCATCTTGGCTATTTGCTGATGGAAGTCGTGACGAATTTCTTGAATGTAGATCACCCAGCTTGGTGGAAGGTGTTAGCGATGACCTTATCGCACATTTTCCAAAATATAAACTCTTTCATAAACTTTTTCATATATATCATGATGGCGCGAAAATTCCGATCCACTATCCGGGTAATGTTTTGGAACTGTCCGAAAAGGTTCCGGAGAAGACGCGACAGGGGGAAATACCCAGTGTGCACCTCGTTTGTTTGA